ACCTCATAAATGGCTCGGCTTTCTGCTTGACATGAATACAAAGGGAAGACTACCTTTGGTTAACTTTACCACGCATTTCAGTTGCAACTACCAGGAGCACTTTAAGTGTTTAGCTTCGAATGGGATCCTGGGAAGGCCGCGAACAATGAGCGGAAACATGGCGTCTCCTTCGACGAAGCGGTGACGGTATTCGGCGATCCGCTGGCGGTGACGTTCTCGGATACCGATCATTCGGAGAACGAAGATCGGAGTCGAACGTACGGTATATCGGGCAAGGGTAGGCTTCTCGTAGTGGTTCATACTGAAAGACCTGGCAATGTACGAATCGTTAGCGCAAGAAAGGCGACACGTTATGAGCAGAGCATCTACACGCAAGGTTGAGGACGACATTCCTATTCTGAAACGAGAACAACTCGGCAAAGGCGTACGTGGCAAGTACTTTCGCCAATATACCCAAGCAAGCAACGTCGTAGTGTTGCGGCCAGAGATTCACAAGGCCTTTCCCACGTCTGAGGCCGTGAATGAAGCGTTGGCCAACTTGCTCGCAGTAACTCGTGAGACGGTTCGCCTCACTTCGCGTTCCAGCAGCCGCGCGAAAGCGCGCCGCTAAATTTGACGTTATGCGTACTCGACTTGAGTCGAGTAGGTCGGGTTAGCGCAGCGTAACCCGACGAAGCACATGTGATACCGACGCACATTCATTCTAACCCGGTCAAACACGGGCTTGTGCCATCCGCGATGGAGTGGCCGTATTCCAGCTTTCGCCGGTATTGAGGCGGTGGTGCATCCAGCGGATTGGGGACAGGGTGCGATGGATTTCGAGAGGGTGAGGCATGAGTGATGGAATCGGATCGTCGGGTTACGCTGCGCTAACCCGACCTACGATGCTACGATGCTGATGGAGGGCTGAGTATGTGGCGAGATCCCATCGTGGAAGAGACGCGGAAATGTCGCGACGAATACGCGGCGAAATTCAATCACGATCCGGATGCAATCTTTGAAGACATTCGCAAGCGCCAGAGTCAGATCGGGAAGAAACTCGTATCCTTTCGCGCCCGGAAGCCAAGACCCAAACCAACTGTCGCATGACCATAATTATGCCGCTGGCCGGACGCCGGGAAAAATGTGCGCGTGCGCTTTGTAGCAGACTTAGCGACCAGCACGCGTTACCGCCAAGACCCCCGCAGCCACGCGGCGATGGGCCCCCAGGGGAGATGGGACCCTTGCCAGACTAGGCAACGAGCCCATCGGTCCTAAACAGATTAGGTCGGTCTGTCTAATTTGAGTTAGGCATCGGAACGTAACGTCCAGTCAAATGCCGCGGC
The Candidatus Methylomirabilis sp. genome window above contains:
- a CDS encoding BrnT family toxin; translation: MFSFEWDPGKAANNERKHGVSFDEAVTVFGDPLAVTFSDTDHSENEDRSRTYGISGKGRLLVVVHTERPGNVRIVSARKATRYEQSIYTQG